Proteins from a genomic interval of Rosa chinensis cultivar Old Blush chromosome 2, RchiOBHm-V2, whole genome shotgun sequence:
- the LOC121051883 gene encoding uncharacterized protein LOC121051883, whose product MAKISTLTVIFLVLWLAMSVGTRAHDHDGKVESWTEWTAKGLGISQKNEVDGNAGGDNKPTEEEVLGAWLNVLRGAEVALEANKFHTAIAMVAGVSARLENSNLPDDEKRAKFKEMLKVIEQAAEEDKKVKAIALINTLAEEFKRKYGNQQGGGYQPRGLLEAEDNQRKKQLLVNNLREAFTAIKEKQKEKAEEILSKAYLILKNNRNLCKEEKALAFLEAIHQTEQYLKENAIDKAEQTLQGAAFGLGIQQLQEQEKTEAKVSRKVGASSSEL is encoded by the exons atggcCAAGATTTCAACTCTTACTGTGATTTTTCTGGTGCTATGGCTGGCAATGTCTGTCGGGACTAGGGCTCATGATCACGACGGCAAAGTTGAATCATGGACTGAATGGACTGCCAA GGGACTCGGAATAAGTCAGAAAAATGAAGTAGACGGGAATGCCGGTGGCGATAACAAACCAACTGAAGAGGAGGTACTGGGGGCATGGCTAAATGTTCTGCGTGGAGCCGAGGTTGCTCTTGAAGCTAATAAATTTCACACAGCTATTGCCATGGTTGCAGGAGTTTCTGCCAGATTAGAAAATAGCAATTTGCCTGACGATGAGAAACGCGCCAAGTTTAAAGAAATGCTCAAAGTAATTGAGCAGGCAGCCGAGGAAGATAAGAAAGTCAAAGCTATAGCTCTCATTAACACACTTGCAGAGGAATTCAAACGGAAATACGGAAATCAGCAAGGAGGAGGATATCAGCCGAGGGGGTTACTCGAAGCCGAAGATAATCAGAGAAAAAAGCAGTTGCTAGTGAACAATTTGCGAGAAGCCTTCACAGCTATTAAAGAGAAGCAAAAGGAAAAGGCTGAAGAGATTCTTTCCAAAGCTTACCTGATTCTTAAGAATAATAGGAATTTATGTAAGGAAGAAAAAGCACTAGCATTTCTTGAGGCCATCCACCAAACTGAGCAGTATTTAAAAGAAAATGCGATAGATAAAGCTGAACAGACTCTCCAAGGAGCTGCGTTCGGTCTTGGAATTCAGCAGCtacaagaacaagaaaagacAGAAGCCAAAGTGAGTAGAAAAGTTGGCGCTTCCAGTTCTGAGCTCTAA
- the LOC112189061 gene encoding ATPase family AAA domain-containing protein 3C, with the protein MAASKLSSCLAMAIAAAAMPTLSTRAYADGGGFRFSPFSSSSSSSSSSSAAKDPSSGGKPEYEAEEPRGSGMDPEALERAAKALREINSSKNSKQIFDMMRKQEQTRQTELSAEKAHFQAQQSHADIERQRKLAEEQRNLVQQDAQRKAQVMRYEDELARKRMQTDHETQRQHNIELVRMQEESSMRKERARQATEEQIQAQQRQTEKERAELERETIRVKAIAEAEGRAHEAKLTEDQNRRMLIERMNGEKEKWLAAINTAFSHIEGGFRTLLTDRNKLVMTVGGATALAAGVYTTREGSRVLWGYVNRILGQPSLIRESSIARFPGSDIISQAKNKVLNNSTAAAASGPLKNGLGNIVLHPSLQRRIEQLARATANTKAHQAPFRNMMFYGPPGTGKTMVAREIARKSGLDYAMMTGGDVAPLGAQAVTKIHQIFDWAKKSNKGLLLFIDEADAFLCERNSTHMSESQRSALNALLFRTGDQSRDIVLVLATNRPGDLDSAITDRIDEVIEFPLPGEEERFKLLKLYLNKYLSGEENTSKWGFLYKKQPQKITMKDLSNDVIREAARKTEGFSGREIAKLMAGVQAAVYGRPDCVLDSQLFEEIVDYKVAEHHQRIKLAAEGGDGIFGLT; encoded by the exons ATGGCGGCCTCGAAACTGTCTTCGTGCTTAGCAATGGCTATTGCGGCGGCCGCTATGCCGACGCTCTCCACACGCGCCTACGCCGACGGCGGCGGCTTTCGCTTTTCTCCGttctcgtcttcttcttcttcttcttcttcttcatcggcCGCGAAGGACCCAAGTTCGGGTGGGAAGCCGGAATATGAAGCCGAAGAGCCAAGAGGGTCCGGGATGGACCCAGAGGCTTTAGAAAGAGCTGCCAAAGCTCTCAGAGAAATCAATAGCTCTAAGAACTCCAAGCAG ATTTTCGACATGATGAGGAAGCAGGAACAAACTCGCCAGACTGAGTTGTCTGCTGAGAAGGCTCATTTTCAAGCTCAGCAATCTCATGCTGACATT GAAAGGCAGAGGAAATTGgctgaagaacaaagaaatcttgTACAGCAAGATGCACAGCGAAAGGCACAAGTTATGCGATACGAAGATGAACTGGCCAGGAAAAGAATGCAG ACAGATCATGAAACCCAGAGGCAGCATAATATTGAGTTGGTTAGGATGCAAGAGGAGTCCTCTATGAGGAAAGAGCGAGCAAGACAGGCTACTGAGGAACAGATCCAAGCTCAGCAGCGTCAGACTGAAAAAGAGAGAGCTGAACTAGAAAGAGAAACCATAAGAGTGAAGGCCATAGCAGAGGCAGAAGGTCGGGCCCATGAAGCAAAATTGACTGAGGACCAAAACAGGAGAATGCTTATCGAACGGATGAATGGTGAAAAGGAAAAATGGCTTGCTGCAATAAATACAGCTTTCAGTCACATTGAAG GGGGTTTTAGAACTTTACTGACTGATAGGAATAAATTGGTTATGACCGTTGGAGGTGCCACAGCATTGGCTGCAGGTGTTTATACAACTAG AGAAGGTTCTAGGGTTCTATGGGGTTATGTCAACCGGATACTTGGGCAGCCATCTTTGATTCGAGAATCATCCATTGCAAGATTTCCAGGTTCAGATATAATTTCTCAAGCAAAGAATAAAGTTTTAAATAATAGTACAGCAGCTGCAGCTTCTGGTCCCCTGAAGAATGGTCTTGGAAATATTGTTCTCCATCCTTCGTTGCAGAGGAGAATAGAACAACTCGCTCGAGCTACAGCAAACACTAAGGCTCATCAGGCACCCTTTCGCAACATGATGTTTTATGGCCCCCCTGGTACTGGCAAAACCATGGTTGCAAGGGAAATAGCTCGAAAATCG GGTTTGGATTATGCTATGATGACTGGAGGAGATGTTGCACCCTTGGGTGCACAGGCTGTTACTAAAATCCATCAGATATTTGATTGggcaaaaaaatcaaacaaaggtcTACTACTCTTCATTGATGAGGCAGATGCATTCCTATGCGA GCGTAACAGCACACATATGAGCGAATCTCAGCGGAGTGCTCTAAATGCATTGCTGTTCCGAACTGGAGATCAGTCAAGAGACATAGTTCTTGTGCTTGCTACAAACAGGCCAGGTGATCTTGACAGTGCTATCACTGACCGCATAGATGAAGTGATTGAGTTCCCACTTCCTGGAGAGGAGGAGCGATTTAAGTTATTGAAACTCTATTTGAACAAGTATCTTTCTGGTGAAGAGAACACCTCTAAGTGGGGCTTTCTGTACAAGAAGCAGCCACAAAAGATAACAATGAAGGATCTGTCCAATGATGTGATCCGAGAGGCTGCCCGGAAGACAGAAGGGTTCTCTGGCCGCGAGATTGCTAAACTCATGGCTGGTGTTCAAGCAGCTGTGTACGGGCGCCCAGATTGTGTATTGGACTCCCAATTGTTTGAGGAGATTGTAGATTACAAAGTTGCAGAGCACCACCAGAGGATAAAACTAGCAGCTGAAGGTGGTGATGGGATTTTTGGCCTGACTTGA
- the LOC112189721 gene encoding protein RADIALIS-like 3 isoform X2 translates to MASNSLSSRSSSSSWTPKQNKQFEKALALYDKDTPDRWQKVARAVGGKSAEEVKRHYEILIEDVKHIESGS, encoded by the exons ATGGCATCCAACTCACTTTCTTCACGAAGCTCGAGCTCCTCATGGACTCCTAAGCAGAACAAACAGTTCGAAAAGGCGCTAGCCTTGTACGACAAGGATACCCCAGACCGCTGGCAGAAGGTGGCCAGAGCTGTAGGAGGGAAGTCCGCGGAGGAGGTGAAGAGGCACTATGAGATCCTCATTGAGGATGTCAAGCACATTGAGTCTG GCTCTTGA
- the LOC112189721 gene encoding protein RADIALIS-like 4 isoform X1, which translates to MASNSLSSRSSSSSWTPKQNKQFEKALALYDKDTPDRWQKVARAVGGKSAEEVKRHYEILIEDVKHIESGRIPYPDYRNSD; encoded by the coding sequence ATGGCATCCAACTCACTTTCTTCACGAAGCTCGAGCTCCTCATGGACTCCTAAGCAGAACAAACAGTTCGAAAAGGCGCTAGCCTTGTACGACAAGGATACCCCAGACCGCTGGCAGAAGGTGGCCAGAGCTGTAGGAGGGAAGTCCGCGGAGGAGGTGAAGAGGCACTATGAGATCCTCATTGAGGATGTCAAGCACATTGAGTCTGGTAGAATCCCATATCCTGATTACAGGAATAGCGACTAA
- the LOC112189721 gene encoding protein RADIALIS-like 5 isoform X3, giving the protein MASNSLSSRSSSSSWTPKQNKQFEKALALYDKDTPDRWQKVARAVGGKSAEEVKRHYEILIEDVKHIESD; this is encoded by the exons ATGGCATCCAACTCACTTTCTTCACGAAGCTCGAGCTCCTCATGGACTCCTAAGCAGAACAAACAGTTCGAAAAGGCGCTAGCCTTGTACGACAAGGATACCCCAGACCGCTGGCAGAAGGTGGCCAGAGCTGTAGGAGGGAAGTCCGCGGAGGAGGTGAAGAGGCACTATGAGATCCTCATTGAGGATGTCAAGCACATTGAGTCTG ACTAA